Proteins from a single region of Gossypium arboreum isolate Shixiya-1 chromosome 1, ASM2569848v2, whole genome shotgun sequence:
- the LOC108482055 gene encoding uncharacterized protein LOC108482055 — protein MGSQQAMEAFKVYRVLLKAVKNHIGKEEYKKHFSQYIAEQFRKNSQLSDPSLVAQRIKLANDYTYLLNSVHHHKDLLFSYNIAVDRSDEMKRILGKSAASVGLKLPEVYQP, from the exons ATGGGTTCTCAACAAGCTATGGAAGCATTCAAAGTATATCGTGTCCTTCTCAAAGCAGTGAAAAACCACATTGGAAAAGAAGAGTATAAAAAGCATTTTAGCCAGTATATAGCAGAGCAATTTAGGAAAAACAGTCAACTTTCAGACCCTTCTTTAGTTGCTCAAAGAATTAAGCTTGCCAATGATTATACTTATTTGCTTAACAGTGTGCATCATCACAAG GACTTATTGTTCTCATACAACATAGCGGTTGATAGGTCAGATGAAATGAAAAGAATACTTGGAAAATCAGCTGCAAGTGTTGGTCTCAAGCTTCCTGAGGTTTATCAGCCTTGA
- the LOC108480377 gene encoding ATP synthase subunit d, mitochondrial: MSGAGKKVVDVAFKAGKSIDWEGMAKLLVSDEARKEFATLRRTFDEVNSTLQTKFSQEPEPIDWEYYRKGIGSRLVDMYKEAYESVEIPKFVDTVTPQFKPKFDALLVELKEAEENSLKESERLEKEIADVQELKQKISTMTADEYFEKHPELKKKFDDEIRNDNWGY, translated from the exons ATGAGCGGAGCAGGAAAGAAAGTAGTAGATGTGGCTTTCAAAGCAGGAAAGAGCATTGATTGGGAAGGGATGGCGAAGCTTTTGGTCTCCGATGAGGCTCGCAAAGAGTTCGCCACTCTTCGTCGCACTTTCGATGAAGTTAACTCCACTTTACAGACCAAGTTCAGCCAG GAACCTGAGCCTATCGATTGGGAATATTATAGAAAAGGAATCGGCTCGCGATTGGTGGATATGTACAAAGAGGCTTATGAGA GCGTAGAGATCCCCAAGTTTGTTGACACAGTCACTCCTCAATTCAAACCGAAATTTGATGCATTG TTGGTTGAATTGAAAGAAGCAGAAGAGAATTCTTTGAAAGAGTCCGAGCGTTTGGAGAAAGAAATTGCCGACGTTCAGGAACTGAAG CAAAAGATCAGCACCATGACAGCAGATGAGTACTTTGAGAAACATCCCGAACTGAAAAAGAAATTTGATGATGAGATCCGCAATGACAATTGGGGCTATTGA